CATTGTGGCTCGTTTTACCTTTTGGAAGATACCTACTTGTTTCACGGTCAGTCCCATGAACTTTATTTCCTGGGATGACGTAATAGATAGTCACAACATTTTCCGGGTCATTGATATTCCCGTCTCCTACAGTTAGTCGTTGGCCTCGTGGCGTTCATCATCGGGGTCTCGGAAGCATCCCCACCGTAAATCCCCTCTTTCTCCACGACACGAACTAACAATAGTGTACTATGAACACGAGCATACCTCGAGTCGTCTCCGGACTCGCTGATTCCCATTATACCTGCATCGATTCCGTAACCATTACAGCTCGCTTTACAATCAGAGCATGACAGAATCCAGTGAGGTTGCCTTGGGTCATTTACAGGCAATCAAACCACGAGATGGTTGGGCTGTGGATCGAACGTTCGGCGGAATGCGCCTTTTGCGGCGGAACGTTCCCGTAGTCGACGCTGCCTTTTTGGATATCCACTTGGATCCATTAACCAAGACTGTCGTTGGGATTGTAAATAAAAGTATCAGTGGTGTACAAGCCCAAGTTTTGGTCGACGCCAAAGGCAGACTCGTTGCCCAGAAGACCCTAGTAACGGTACAAAGCTGGCAAGGTCGCAAGACGGTGCCGTTGTCATCGTCACACACGCCAAGAACTGGTCGCTCCGCTACAAATACAGCTGCCGATAATCGATCCGATGAGTTCGCCGAGGCGACCTTGCTGTCTTCCGAACAAAACCAAGCTTTATTAAAGTATGGAGCGTCGTTCTTTGGTGGACTGTTGCTGCTCCGCGTTTTGGTGCAAACTATGTGGGGTCTCTCCATTCTCGCGCTCCCACTCGGCTACTTGTATTTGGTCCAAACGTGCCCACCCGAATCCTCCTTTGATGCCAAGAAGGAACTAAAACGGGTATTGCGGGGACACCATTTACCGGAAACAGATCCCAACAAGCCCAAGGGCTTTCTCAGTGCAACGCTAGCCCGGATCAACGCGTCCGTGGCGACTGAGCTTGCCACTACACTGGGATACGAAGTCACCATGGTCCCCCTAGCGGGGGCAGCCGTCGTTTCCTCCGTACGAGTACCCTCGGCAGCCTTGGACTTTTACTGGGTCGGTGTCCACGGTTCGTGGTACTACGTGTACTCGATGGAACTGGCCGATGCAACCAAGCGGGATTGAATGCCACAATAATCCGTGGGCAGGGGTGGGGCACACCGACGTTCATTCGATCGTGCCACGATACAGAGTAGACACTTGTACATTCCGTCTTACACGACACACAGCGAGTAGGTTAATTTCCTGGCTAGTGTTGTTATAGTTTTGTATATGCAAATTCATCTCCGTCCGGTCCCGACGTATACAGTTCCCGGTGCCGGCTCTCACAGCGGTGCAAAGTCCCGTTTCAGGCCACACGCTTCCATGCACCGCTCGTCATTGCTCGTACGAAAGTAGTCCGCGTACAGGGTGCAAAGTCCCCTACGCGCGGCCGCCTGGCACCATCCCAGGACCGGTCCCCGGGGCTTGGTGATCGTCACGTCGTAATAACTTGACTTGACTGTTTGCGGGCCCACCGCTTCGGCATTGCGATGAGTGGTGAGGGCGGCGTCGCGAGCGCGAGCGGCCTTGAGCGTTGCGTCCTTGTGAAAGAGTGCAGCAGGGTAAATCGTGTAATCAAAGAGGGCCTTCTCAATTTCTTCGTGGTCCTGCAATTGTTTGCGCTCCAACACACGCTGACGGTCGGCTTCACGGTCGTCCTCCTGGCTGTAGCCGGGACGGCGTCCCTTGACGTGCTTCTTGCCGAGGGCCGTGTTGGGGGTAAAGTTGACGAGAAAGCTCTCGAGATCACCGAGTGGAATAACGGCTTGGGGTTCGGCTGGGCAGTCGGATTTGCCCTCGTGACGGCAGACCATACCTTGGACGAGTTCCACACGCTGCCTCTCCGTGACCATCCAGAAAAAGTTGCTGCCGCCCAGAACTGGAGGGGGTGTTTTTTCGTTCGCATAGACTTCCGGACTAGTCGGCATCTGGAGTTCGGTAAAGTACGCCCACCACTGTCCGCAATCCTGACGCTCCGAAAGCTTGCGGGCCACCGCCGTGTTGCTGTCGGCGTCGCACAATCCGTTgacaccgccaccaccggAAAGCGAGTTGGGAATCCAAGTCATATCAAAGGAATCCTTGCAAATTTCCCAGGCCGCTGGGTGAAAAAAGTCTCCGTGCATACGCCACTTGGCCACTTTGCTGTTTTCTTCGCTCACGTACGCGACGCGAACAAAAGAAGGAACCAGAAAGGGACTAGAGGGACCGTTGTCTGTGGGACTAGGTGGGTTGGTGGTGGAGGCCGCTGCGGCCATATCGGCGCTCGCTTGCAGAAAGGAGTTGACCGCGCGAACACTGACCAAGGTTGTCCACTTCATGGCCACGTGCAGATCAAAGTCCCCGCTACTGACCAAATCGGGGTTAGTGGTCTTTTGAGTGGCGTCGTTACCTCCCTTGCCCAGATGCGGGGGCGCGAGGATGAGATCCTGCGTGCGCTTTTCCATGAGTCCACTCTTGAGATCGTGACAGGAATCGGCCGTGGTAGCACTAGCGACCACAACGATTTGCACGGGACTGGGTCGGTCTTCCATGTCCATATCTTCGTCCACGGCTCGATCGAGCGGCCAGGGCTTGCCTCCACAGTGCACGAGTTGGGCATCGATCCATTCGGTCCATTTGGCCGGAATGGGTTCACAGACGAGCATTTGTACGCGGGCGGCGATCCATCCGGTAGCGCACATGGCGTCAATCTCTTGGAGATTGCGCAACAAATGCGTGGCGGCGGTTTCTTGTTCGGATATCCAGGGTTGCGGTCCTTCGGCGTGTACGCGGGGAGGGTTGGTTTCCCAGAGCATGGTGGATCCACGTCCGGCACCCACCGTGTTGATAGCAAAGAGAATCCGGCAGCGATCTTGATTTTCCTGGAACCACTGACTCCATACGGTTCCGGCGGACGTGTCCGGCCGTGCCGTGCTCCCGAGGGCGATGCAGTTTTCGAGCAA
The sequence above is a segment of the Phaeodactylum tricornutum CCAP 1055/1 chromosome 10, whole genome shotgun sequence genome. Coding sequences within it:
- a CDS encoding predicted protein, with amino-acid sequence MTESSEVALGHLQAIKPRDGWAVDRTFGGMRLLRRNVPVVDAAFLDIHLDPLTKTVVGIVNKSISGVQAQVLVDAKGRLVAQKTLVTVQSWQGRKTVPLSSSHTPRTGRSATNTAADNRSDEFAEATLLSSEQNQALLKYGASFFGGLLLLRVLVQTMWGLSILALPLGYLYLVQTCPPESSFDAKKELKRVLRGHHLPETDPNKPKGFLSATLARINASVATELATTLGYEVTMVPLAGAAVVSSVRVPSAALDFYWVGVHGSWYYVYSMELADATKRD
- a CDS encoding predicted protein, translating into MNTSRNETTIRSRFHRTALGTAVKLMAAAGCCVGALRAYQNNNNSITVGRSPTAAAVLSASPRRLQALGDNVPAYMQTYLQDLTDRQKLFDETPPEEVKYWFEYTGPLQKYFYRYSKTRGKADYFEGRDDSGVVSARFVEEAGANDEYKEFFQQRSPDQLPEGEADAYARLLENCIALGSTARPDTSAGTVWSQWFQENQDRCRILFAINTVGAGRGSTMLWETNPPRVHAEGPQPWISEQETAATHLLRNLQEIDAMCATGWIAARVQMLVCEPIPAKWTEWIDAQLVHCGGKPWPLDRAVDEDMDMEDRPSPVQIVVVASATTADSCHDLKSGLMEKRTQDLILAPPHLGKGGNDATQKTTNPDLVSSGDFDLHVAMKWTTLVSVRAVNSFLQASADMAAAASTTNPPSPTDNGPSSPFLVPSFVRVAYVSEENSKVAKWRMHGDFFHPAAWEICKDSFDMTWIPNSLSGGGGVNGLCDADSNTAVARKLSERQDCGQWWAYFTELQMPTSPEVYANEKTPPPVLGGSNFFWMVTERQRVELVQGMVCRHEGKSDCPAEPQAVIPLGDLESFLVNFTPNTALGKKHVKGRRPGYSQEDDREADRQRVLERKQLQDHEEIEKALFDYTIYPAALFHKDATLKAARARDAALTTHRNAEAVGPQTVKSSYYDVTITKPRGPVLGWCQAAARRGLCTLYADYFRTSNDERCMEACGLKRDFAPL